One window of the Shewanella litorisediminis genome contains the following:
- the acnB gene encoding bifunctional aconitate hydratase 2/2-methylisocitrate dehydratase has protein sequence MLEAYRKHVEERAAEGVVPKPLDAHQVAELVELVKNPPAGEEAFILDLLENRIPPGVDEAAYVKAGFLDAIAKGAATSPILSAERAVELLGTMQGGYNIEPLIHQLDNDKLAPLAVKALSHTLLMFDSFHDVVEKMNAGNAHAKQVVESWANAEWFLSRPKLAEKISLTVFKVTGETNTDDLSPAPDAWSRPDIPLHALAMLKNARDGIVPDEPGVVGPIKKIEELKTQGFPLVYVGDVVGTGSSRKSATNSVLWFMGDDIPFVPNKRAGGFCLGGKIAPIFFNTMEDAGALPIELDVSKMEMGDVIDIFPYEGKVRRHGSDEVISEFELKTDVLLDEVRAGGRIPLIIGRGLTDKAREVLGLGASKEFVRPQDVADTGKGYTLAQKMVGKACGVAGVRPGQYCEPKMTSVGSQDTTGPMTRDELKDLACLGFSADLTMQSFCHTAAYPKPVDVNTHHTLPDFIMNRGGISLRPGDGVIHSWLNRMLLPDTVGTGGDSHTRFPIGISFPAGSGLVAFAAATGVMPLDMPESVLVRFKGQMQPGITLRDLVHAIPHKAIEMGLLTVEKKGKKNIFSGRILEIEGLEHLKVEQAFELSDASAERSAAGCTIKLDKDPIIEYLNSNIVMLKWMIAEGYGDRRTIERRIKGMEEWLKNPELMEADKDAEYAAVIEIDLNDIKEPILCAPNDPDDAVLLSSVANTKIDEVFVGSCMTNIGHFRATGKVLDKFAKSLPTRLWIAPPTKMDKDQLTEEGYYGIFGRVGARIEIPGCSLCMGNQARVADGATVVSTSTRNFPNRLGTGANVYLASAELAAVAALLGRLPSPEEYQVYAKEIDATAADTYRYLNFDEIESYTKKAGEVIFQSAV, from the coding sequence GTGCTAGAAGCATATCGTAAACACGTCGAAGAACGTGCTGCAGAGGGCGTTGTCCCTAAGCCACTCGATGCCCACCAGGTAGCCGAACTGGTTGAATTAGTAAAGAATCCTCCAGCTGGTGAAGAAGCCTTCATCCTGGACCTGCTTGAAAACCGTATTCCCCCCGGCGTTGACGAAGCCGCCTACGTAAAGGCTGGTTTCCTGGATGCCATCGCCAAGGGCGCTGCCACCTCTCCTATCCTGAGCGCCGAGCGTGCCGTTGAGCTGCTGGGCACCATGCAGGGTGGTTACAACATCGAGCCGCTGATCCATCAGCTGGACAACGACAAGCTGGCCCCGCTGGCCGTGAAAGCCCTGTCACACACCCTGCTGATGTTCGACTCTTTCCACGATGTGGTTGAGAAGATGAATGCCGGCAATGCTCACGCCAAGCAAGTGGTTGAATCCTGGGCCAATGCCGAGTGGTTCCTGAGCCGTCCCAAGCTGGCTGAGAAGATTTCCCTGACCGTATTCAAGGTGACCGGTGAAACCAACACCGACGACCTGTCTCCGGCCCCCGATGCCTGGTCCCGTCCAGACATCCCGCTGCACGCTCTGGCAATGCTGAAAAACGCCCGTGACGGCATCGTGCCCGATGAGCCAGGCGTAGTTGGCCCAATCAAGAAAATCGAAGAGCTGAAAACCCAGGGTTTCCCACTGGTATACGTGGGTGACGTGGTAGGTACCGGTTCTTCCCGTAAGTCTGCCACCAACTCAGTGCTGTGGTTCATGGGTGATGACATCCCATTCGTGCCAAACAAGCGCGCCGGTGGTTTCTGTCTGGGCGGCAAAATCGCCCCTATCTTCTTCAACACCATGGAAGATGCCGGCGCTCTGCCAATCGAGCTTGACGTCAGCAAGATGGAAATGGGCGATGTGATTGATATCTTCCCTTACGAGGGCAAGGTACGTCGCCATGGCAGCGATGAAGTGATTTCTGAGTTTGAACTCAAGACCGACGTGCTGCTGGATGAAGTACGCGCCGGTGGCCGTATTCCGCTGATCATCGGCCGTGGTCTGACCGACAAGGCCCGTGAAGTGCTGGGTCTGGGTGCCTCGAAAGAATTCGTCCGTCCTCAGGATGTGGCCGACACTGGCAAGGGTTACACCCTGGCCCAGAAGATGGTGGGTAAAGCCTGTGGCGTGGCCGGTGTTCGCCCCGGTCAGTACTGTGAGCCCAAGATGACCTCTGTAGGCTCTCAGGACACCACAGGTCCTATGACCCGTGACGAGCTGAAAGACCTCGCGTGTCTGGGCTTCAGCGCCGACCTGACCATGCAGTCATTCTGTCACACCGCCGCTTATCCAAAGCCAGTGGACGTGAACACCCACCACACCCTGCCTGACTTCATCATGAACCGCGGTGGTATTTCACTGCGTCCGGGTGACGGTGTTATCCACTCATGGCTGAACCGTATGCTGCTGCCCGATACCGTAGGTACCGGCGGTGACTCGCACACCCGTTTCCCAATCGGTATCTCCTTCCCGGCCGGTTCCGGTCTGGTAGCCTTCGCTGCTGCCACCGGCGTTATGCCACTGGATATGCCTGAGTCGGTACTGGTGCGCTTCAAGGGTCAGATGCAGCCTGGTATCACCCTGCGTGACCTGGTGCATGCCATCCCGCACAAGGCCATCGAAATGGGTCTGCTGACCGTTGAGAAGAAAGGCAAGAAGAACATCTTCTCTGGCCGAATCCTCGAAATCGAAGGTCTGGAGCACCTGAAAGTTGAGCAGGCGTTCGAACTGTCTGATGCGTCTGCTGAGCGCTCTGCCGCCGGTTGTACCATCAAGCTGGATAAAGACCCCATCATCGAGTATCTGAACTCCAACATCGTCATGCTCAAGTGGATGATCGCTGAAGGTTACGGTGACCGCCGTACCATCGAGCGCCGCATCAAGGGCATGGAAGAGTGGCTGAAAAACCCAGAGCTGATGGAAGCCGATAAAGATGCCGAGTACGCTGCGGTTATCGAAATCGACCTGAACGACATCAAAGAGCCAATCCTGTGTGCCCCTAACGATCCGGACGATGCTGTGCTGCTGTCCAGCGTTGCCAACACCAAGATTGACGAAGTGTTCGTGGGTTCCTGTATGACCAACATCGGTCACTTCCGTGCTACCGGTAAGGTACTGGACAAGTTCGCCAAGAGCCTGCCAACCCGTCTGTGGATTGCTCCGCCAACCAAGATGGACAAGGACCAGCTGACCGAAGAAGGTTACTACGGTATCTTCGGCCGCGTCGGTGCCCGTATCGAAATCCCCGGCTGTTCTCTGTGTATGGGTAACCAGGCTCGCGTAGCCGATGGCGCCACCGTGGTGTCTACCTCTACCCGTAACTTCCCGAACCGTCTGGGTACCGGTGCCAACGTGTACCTGGCCTCAGCGGAACTGGCCGCCGTAGCCGCCCTGCTGGGCCGTCTGCCATCGCCAGAGGAATATCAGGTATACGCCAAGGAAATCGACGCCACTGCCGCCGATACCTACCGTTACCTGAACTTCGATGAGATTGAGTCCTACACCAAGAAAGCCGGTGAAGTGATCTTCCAATCTGCGGTCTAA
- a CDS encoding DUF2971 domain-containing protein — translation MSGSEIFWYRYEPADCKRVCSLSQDKLFISDPEKFNDPFDISDEMLQRPDGNVEKSSDWRRLESTFLNGSLTEASLWTSPLFPNKFEELVSDVQSETELGGWPSLAGAIRENLQSFGVQCFSRDWRIPLCWAHYSSACKGFVIEYEAQELTIAGGNLGSCHFHDVAYTSEPLSIGLAECLAVPNATLRRLLATKSPVWAYEKEVRLVHYKIKGDFAAMPAGLSIKSLIAGSHADKPMLQILREKAESLKVELYQVKMKHDGSFTKKLVD, via the coding sequence ATGAGCGGGAGTGAAATTTTTTGGTATCGCTATGAGCCGGCGGACTGTAAAAGGGTTTGCTCTTTATCACAAGATAAACTCTTTATCTCAGACCCTGAAAAGTTTAATGACCCATTTGATATATCTGACGAAATGCTACAACGTCCTGATGGCAACGTGGAAAAGAGTTCTGATTGGAGGCGCTTAGAATCCACTTTTTTAAATGGGTCGCTTACGGAAGCATCGCTCTGGACCAGCCCGTTGTTCCCAAATAAATTTGAAGAATTAGTCTCTGATGTCCAAAGCGAGACGGAGCTTGGTGGATGGCCATCTTTGGCTGGGGCGATTAGAGAGAATTTGCAATCTTTTGGGGTTCAATGTTTTTCACGGGATTGGCGGATACCCCTTTGTTGGGCGCACTATAGCAGCGCATGCAAGGGTTTTGTTATTGAGTACGAAGCACAGGAACTTACCATTGCAGGAGGCAACTTAGGAAGTTGTCACTTCCATGATGTAGCTTATACAAGCGAGCCTTTGAGTATCGGATTGGCAGAGTGCCTTGCGGTTCCTAATGCAACTTTGCGAAGGCTGTTGGCAACCAAATCACCAGTTTGGGCTTATGAGAAAGAGGTGAGGTTAGTTCACTACAAAATCAAAGGTGATTTTGCTGCCATGCCTGCTGGTCTCTCCATTAAAAGCTTGATAGCGGGTTCACACGCAGACAAACCTATGTTGCAGATTTTAAGAGAGAAAGCAGAGTCACTTAAGGTAGAACTGTACCAAGTAAAGATGAAACATGATGGCAGTTTTACCAAAAAACTAGTGGATTAG